In a genomic window of Sulfurisphaera tokodaii str. 7:
- a CDS encoding MFS transporter, producing the protein MSNNPFKSLDSLKLSFNHIKIWYTAGMGFFTDAYDLLIIGYIIATIEYAHTYAGIIIPGFTEYLIGHNAAFWTGLLASSAIWTAIIGQLLFGYLGDRLGRKSVYGIEAMLLTLGAFLSALAWNLPALIAFRMLMGFGIGGDYPISSTIMSEYANVKDRGKLVSLVFANQGIGSIVAAVVGIVSALTLPPDIAWRVMAGIGAIPAATVIYLRRKVPETPRYSLLAKGNIEEAKKAAELLGTKLDVDKRVISKRLSISEFFAKYGLLLIGTAGTWFILDIAFYGTGTYSSAVLAPIFGSPFPATHVTLSLAEFQADLAKDLFLGAIPFLVGFPGYFTAVALMDKLGRKVIQLQGFVMMALIYGIVASIALTSGTKITGFIIPSTLAFAIYSLSYFFIDFGPNTTTFVIPAEVYPVRYRTTGHGISAASGKLGAAITTYLFPLLLASIGIKNILIMLAIVSIIGAVLTYFFVPEPKHKPLEEVAKEELEEEQNVQSQ; encoded by the coding sequence ATGTCAAATAACCCCTTTAAATCGTTGGATTCTTTGAAACTTTCCTTTAATCACATAAAGATATGGTATACTGCAGGAATGGGTTTTTTTACTGATGCATATGATCTACTAATCATAGGTTATATAATAGCCACTATAGAGTATGCACATACTTATGCAGGAATCATTATACCAGGTTTTACTGAATATTTGATTGGGCATAATGCAGCCTTTTGGACAGGTTTATTAGCATCTTCAGCAATTTGGACAGCAATTATAGGTCAGTTATTATTTGGTTATTTGGGTGACAGATTAGGAAGAAAGAGTGTTTACGGTATTGAAGCTATGCTGTTAACACTAGGCGCTTTTCTAAGTGCATTAGCATGGAATTTACCAGCACTTATAGCATTCAGAATGTTAATGGGATTTGGAATTGGTGGAGATTACCCAATATCTTCAACTATAATGAGTGAATATGCTAATGTTAAGGACAGAGGAAAATTAGTATCCTTAGTATTTGCTAATCAAGGTATTGGATCTATAGTAGCTGCAGTTGTAGGTATTGTATCAGCCTTAACATTACCACCAGATATTGCATGGAGAGTGATGGCAGGTATTGGTGCTATTCCAGCTGCTACAGTTATCTATTTAAGGAGAAAAGTTCCCGAGACTCCCAGATATTCTCTACTTGCTAAGGGAAACATAGAAGAAGCTAAAAAAGCTGCCGAATTACTTGGAACAAAATTAGATGTAGATAAGCGTGTAATATCAAAGAGACTTAGTATTTCTGAATTCTTTGCAAAATATGGTTTATTATTAATAGGAACCGCTGGAACGTGGTTTATTCTAGATATAGCATTCTACGGTACTGGAACATACTCTTCTGCTGTATTAGCTCCAATCTTTGGTAGTCCGTTTCCAGCTACTCATGTAACTTTATCATTAGCGGAGTTCCAAGCAGATTTAGCTAAAGATTTATTTCTAGGTGCAATACCATTCTTAGTTGGATTTCCAGGATATTTCACAGCAGTAGCTTTAATGGATAAATTAGGTAGGAAAGTAATTCAATTACAAGGCTTCGTAATGATGGCTTTAATTTACGGAATTGTGGCATCAATAGCTCTAACTTCTGGAACTAAAATAACTGGATTTATAATACCATCAACTTTGGCATTTGCAATATATTCGCTATCCTACTTCTTTATAGACTTCGGTCCTAATACAACTACATTTGTTATACCAGCTGAAGTTTATCCAGTAAGATATAGAACAACTGGTCATGGAATATCAGCTGCCAGTGGTAAATTAGGAGCAGCTATAACAACCTATCTATTCCCATTGTTATTAGCATCAATAGGTATTAAGAATATTTTGATAATGCTAGCAATAGTAAGCATTATTGGTGCAGTACTAACGTATTTCTTTGTACCAGAACCTAAACATAAGCCTTTAGAGGAAGTAGCAAAAGAGGAATTAGAAGAAGAACAAAATGTGCAAAGTCAATAA
- a CDS encoding MFS transporter has translation MKTKVLFTTSISHFINDGNTWVLPTVYGFMVKYLGFSNLLVGLLGTIFFALSALASPFVSYIADKTGKPLQAMSLGIILWGLGLIILGLGIKGDNLPIIILSVVISGVASAFYHPLGASALALTYQGSGGIALGINGAMGSAGRSLYPYITLFLFDALKENMSLDMIIIGIISMIFSFPSLIIKLTFTDDKKDSNKTSARTPIYVVSILTIISLFRSIFTQGVSQFLTIILLQLLGFSYNSYLGLVITGILAAAIIGQPLLGYLSDIAGRRLLQGVSTGGAVISFLLFIYTHNLLWLPLFGFFTYSNFPLTLSLTSDLVPRNSTGLANALVWGIGVTGGGAIGPLIVGFLSNVYGLVEALLIVSIFGLLSALMTPLIPRPPKRSKVPLFG, from the coding sequence GTGAAAACAAAAGTCCTTTTTACTACTTCAATATCTCATTTTATAAATGATGGAAATACCTGGGTTTTGCCAACTGTCTATGGTTTTATGGTAAAATACTTAGGTTTTTCAAATCTACTTGTGGGTTTATTAGGAACAATTTTCTTTGCATTAAGCGCTTTAGCATCACCATTTGTTAGCTATATAGCTGATAAAACTGGAAAACCATTACAAGCAATGAGTTTAGGAATTATATTATGGGGACTTGGATTAATAATACTAGGCTTAGGAATTAAGGGCGATAATTTACCTATAATAATACTATCAGTAGTAATTTCTGGTGTTGCCTCAGCTTTTTATCATCCACTAGGTGCTTCAGCATTGGCCTTAACCTATCAAGGAAGTGGGGGCATAGCATTAGGTATAAATGGAGCTATGGGAAGTGCTGGCAGATCATTATATCCGTATATTACACTATTTCTCTTCGACGCATTGAAGGAGAACATGTCACTTGACATGATCATTATAGGTATCATTTCTATGATATTTTCTTTTCCAAGTCTAATAATAAAATTAACATTTACTGATGATAAAAAAGATAGTAACAAGACCTCTGCTAGGACCCCAATATATGTCGTAAGTATACTGACAATTATATCTCTCTTTAGAAGTATATTTACTCAAGGAGTGTCACAATTTTTAACTATTATACTTTTACAACTTTTAGGTTTTTCTTATAATTCATATTTAGGTCTAGTAATTACTGGAATATTAGCTGCAGCAATTATAGGCCAGCCGTTACTTGGGTACCTCTCAGATATAGCTGGAAGAAGACTATTGCAAGGTGTTTCAACAGGCGGTGCAGTTATATCATTTTTACTGTTCATCTATACCCACAATCTCCTGTGGCTACCTTTATTTGGTTTCTTCACATATAGTAACTTTCCATTAACTTTATCATTAACAAGCGACTTAGTACCTAGAAATTCAACTGGATTAGCAAATGCACTAGTTTGGGGAATAGGTGTTACAGGTGGAGGAGCTATTGGCCCTCTAATAGTAGGTTTTCTTAGTAATGTTTACGGCTTAGTAGAAGCACTTCTAATAGTCTCCATCTTTGGTTTACTGTCGGCATTAATGACACCTTTAATTCCTAGACCACCAAAAAGAAGTAAAGTCCCATTGTTCGGTTAA
- a CDS encoding mandelate racemase/muconate lactonizing enzyme family protein: MAKISEIEPLVLAHTEKGSATWASVMIVVKVVTSNGMVGYGESVPTLRVINVYNTIKQVSKGYIGKEAEEPEENYQEWYKQDFYLARSFESATATSAIDQALWDIVGKELGAPIYKLLGGKVRDKIPVYANGWYQDAITPEDFAEKAKEVVKRGYKALKFDPFGPYYNWIDEKGLKEAEERVKAVREAVGNDVDILIEHHGRFNADSAILIAKRLEKYNPMFMEEPVHHEDIEGLRKYRQHTSLNIALGERLISLKETAVYVSEGLVNILQPDLCNIGGITVGRKVISLAEAFDVEIAFHNAFGSIQNAYSLQMSAITPNLYLLENFYDWFPQWKRDIVFDETKVENGHVKVPDKPGIGVSINEKLVESLKVEPKELEVQEEPVWVVKGTWKKYLT, from the coding sequence ATGGCTAAAATTTCTGAAATAGAACCATTAGTATTAGCTCATACTGAAAAAGGTAGTGCTACATGGGCATCTGTAATGATTGTTGTAAAAGTCGTGACTTCTAATGGAATGGTAGGTTATGGAGAGTCAGTACCAACTTTAAGAGTTATAAACGTCTATAATACAATAAAGCAAGTCAGTAAAGGTTACATCGGGAAAGAAGCTGAAGAACCAGAGGAAAATTATCAAGAATGGTATAAACAAGACTTTTATTTGGCAAGGTCTTTTGAATCGGCAACAGCAACTAGTGCAATAGATCAAGCATTATGGGATATAGTGGGTAAAGAGTTAGGAGCACCAATTTACAAACTTTTAGGAGGAAAAGTTAGAGATAAAATACCAGTTTATGCTAATGGTTGGTATCAAGATGCCATAACTCCAGAGGATTTTGCTGAGAAAGCCAAAGAAGTTGTTAAGCGTGGCTACAAGGCATTAAAATTTGATCCATTTGGTCCTTATTATAACTGGATAGACGAAAAAGGTTTGAAAGAAGCTGAGGAAAGAGTTAAAGCTGTTAGAGAAGCAGTTGGTAATGACGTTGATATTCTTATTGAACACCACGGTAGGTTTAATGCAGATAGTGCAATATTGATAGCTAAAAGGCTTGAAAAGTATAATCCAATGTTTATGGAGGAACCAGTACATCATGAAGATATAGAGGGGTTAAGAAAGTATAGACAACACACTAGTTTAAATATTGCTTTAGGCGAGAGGCTTATTAGCTTAAAAGAAACTGCTGTGTACGTCTCTGAAGGGTTAGTAAATATTCTACAACCAGATTTATGTAACATAGGTGGAATAACTGTAGGGAGAAAAGTTATTAGTTTAGCTGAAGCATTTGATGTAGAAATTGCTTTTCATAATGCGTTTGGTTCTATTCAAAATGCTTATTCTTTACAAATGAGTGCAATAACTCCTAACCTTTATCTCTTGGAGAACTTTTACGATTGGTTCCCACAATGGAAGAGAGATATAGTTTTTGATGAGACTAAAGTAGAGAACGGACATGTAAAAGTTCCAGATAAGCCTGGAATTGGAGTAAGCATTAATGAGAAACTAGTAGAAAGTCTAAAAGTGGAACCTAAAGAGTTAGAAGTCCAGGAAGAGCCAGTTTGGGTTGTTAAAGGAACATGGAAAAAATATTTAACTTGA
- a CDS encoding universal stress protein, with protein sequence MKILVAYDGSDNSKKALFFILNLLRKEDEIYLVTVVKEAPKSPEQKIIQEREEAEEKQKQVLKDLEGYKVTTEILESPDVSSAIIEYCKKINCNMIVTGSRGLTGLKKVILGSVSSALVSKADVPVLVVK encoded by the coding sequence GTGAAAATCCTAGTAGCTTATGATGGATCAGATAATTCAAAAAAGGCATTATTTTTTATACTCAATCTGTTAAGGAAGGAGGATGAAATATATCTAGTTACTGTGGTTAAGGAAGCTCCTAAATCACCGGAACAAAAGATTATTCAAGAACGAGAGGAAGCTGAAGAAAAACAGAAACAAGTTTTGAAGGATTTAGAAGGGTATAAAGTGACTACAGAAATATTAGAAAGCCCAGATGTTTCTTCAGCAATAATAGAATACTGCAAAAAAATTAACTGTAATATGATAGTTACCGGTAGCAGGGGTTTAACTGGTTTAAAGAAGGTAATTTTAGGTAGTGTTTCATCTGCACTTGTAAGTAAGGCTGATGTACCGGTATTAGTTGTCAAGTAA
- a CDS encoding protease pro-enzyme activation domain-containing protein — protein sequence MKSVLSVPIAVIILFSILTIISPINSFSATYIGPQLKGVKIGSLPQNMEITIGFLIPPKNFNLLYLTAEEVANHQTKPISFKQVMKEFAQTQLESEVTNYLESHGFTISVQNPFVVIAEAPVSVVEETFHTTLDLYKYGNIVYYKPSTNPILPSFFAGVTINGLTNYTTYNYQLNLEVLGKVVNGKLIPNMTFPQVTTFQFAADMYSPQDIIGAYNITQSGNGTTVAIIDAYGDPTIYEDLQIFDQHFHLPPVNLTIIPLGPYHPLFGLSTGWDIETALDVETVHAIAPYAHIVLVVPSTPGLIPEAIDYIVSEDLANITSMSFGMIENTIGDTGFYFVFDGVPMPNLPYWDYYFALGTVEGISFFAASGDEGAYGGTLTTYGGVSYPATSPFVTGVGGTSLYVNVTSGYLSAQNSTTTYGFETGWSIFNLDFPFIGSDGGYSTYYPKPWYQYMINGTTRATPDVAADANPYTGLLIYVLGQEEVIGGTSLSTPIWAGLAADIVSIIHKPLGLFNNILYWIYSNSTLYNQAFHQITFGFNGLYSAHSGYNLVTGLGTPDFYGLLKAVEDYFKQSRLAISVTATEPGVPYPWFMYNTTFEIIAKISYPNTTTVTSGSFSAYIYTTEGLLTKIPLTFNGTYWVGTYTISPGNPPNIWLVVVNGTSSGISGTGVYEITVGLSIDIISPLPFPFEITIPPNEPFEVVACIYYPNVTPVEYPSFTAYFIYNTKNIFNVTLLPTRIPGLYEGVYALVTPEPEGVYLMYINDSYGSAYLYQTFGGINVETLVFTPIDDGFSSVSPGENITIFSFTFDQNGLGIFTSNVTAFIYNPQGKLIAEIPLKLALDIVQFGDIIAFGYHEANYTIPLNATAGIYTVVTEAWYNSSVGVEELNYTDFIYVSPYVIHTQVKYEGNAIEGENIKVYANITYPNGTEVKYGEFQATLVPSELQFEQLTLEFYTEIPLQYNSTLNEWVGVISVPSINSTNIYQGSPLYSLSGPWYLEVSGISPEGAITESISNFLTVLPYTDIGTKIITPINATSIGFAYQGGAIELEQIYSPSLTLMNGKYILNNVIVNTLIIKNSTVTIIDSKLNKIETYSSNVNVIDSEILDSEIGINTVSSNITLTSVTFSNVNYAINQSVNTNVFMHGVSLNNVTALSAVPAPKIISYPINITTLTNNITLSISGKYLKVVNVKINGNSVPYSVTPTTSGIEITIPFNSAISPTGNNIIALAISDGIEYNYTLVVYNSYPLIQVHSTINALNSSVINLKSSLSTTTDISIIGLVIAIVAVILFLLLLFRRGGKR from the coding sequence ATGAAAAGTGTTTTATCTGTACCTATAGCTGTTATAATATTATTTAGTATATTAACTATAATATCGCCAATAAATAGTTTTTCCGCAACTTATATAGGACCTCAATTAAAAGGAGTAAAAATAGGTTCTCTCCCTCAAAATATGGAAATAACAATAGGTTTTCTTATTCCTCCTAAAAACTTTAACTTACTATATTTAACAGCGGAGGAAGTTGCTAATCATCAGACTAAACCAATTTCATTTAAACAAGTTATGAAAGAGTTCGCACAGACGCAGTTAGAAAGTGAAGTTACAAATTATCTGGAATCTCATGGTTTCACTATTTCAGTGCAAAATCCTTTTGTGGTTATAGCTGAAGCTCCGGTTTCCGTAGTTGAAGAAACTTTTCACACTACCTTGGATTTATATAAGTATGGTAACATAGTATATTATAAGCCTTCTACAAATCCTATCCTACCCTCATTCTTTGCTGGGGTTACAATTAATGGTCTAACTAACTATACTACTTATAATTATCAACTAAATCTTGAGGTTTTAGGTAAGGTAGTAAATGGTAAATTAATTCCTAATATGACATTTCCACAAGTAACTACTTTTCAATTTGCTGCGGATATGTACTCTCCGCAAGATATTATTGGAGCTTACAATATAACTCAGAGTGGTAATGGTACTACTGTTGCAATAATTGATGCATATGGTGATCCTACAATATACGAAGATTTACAGATCTTTGATCAGCATTTCCACTTACCACCAGTTAATCTAACTATTATTCCTTTAGGACCTTATCATCCACTCTTTGGTTTATCTACTGGTTGGGATATAGAAACTGCTCTTGATGTGGAGACAGTTCACGCTATTGCCCCTTATGCTCATATAGTCCTAGTAGTTCCCTCTACTCCTGGCTTAATTCCAGAAGCTATCGACTATATAGTTAGTGAAGATTTAGCGAATATAACTTCTATGAGTTTTGGAATGATAGAGAATACAATAGGAGATACGGGATTTTACTTCGTATTTGACGGAGTTCCAATGCCTAACTTACCCTATTGGGATTATTATTTTGCTTTAGGCACAGTTGAAGGAATTTCATTCTTTGCTGCTAGCGGTGATGAGGGTGCTTATGGCGGAACATTAACAACATACGGAGGAGTTTCTTATCCTGCAACCTCACCCTTTGTAACTGGTGTTGGTGGAACTTCGCTTTATGTAAATGTAACTTCAGGTTATCTTTCTGCTCAGAACTCTACTACCACATATGGTTTTGAAACAGGGTGGAGTATATTTAACTTAGACTTTCCATTTATAGGTAGTGATGGAGGTTATAGTACTTATTATCCAAAGCCGTGGTATCAGTACATGATTAATGGTACCACTAGAGCTACGCCAGACGTTGCGGCAGATGCTAATCCATATACTGGTTTGCTGATATATGTCTTAGGTCAAGAAGAAGTAATAGGAGGAACGAGCTTATCTACACCAATATGGGCTGGATTAGCTGCAGATATTGTTTCAATTATTCATAAACCATTAGGGTTGTTTAACAATATTCTATATTGGATCTACTCAAACTCCACATTATATAACCAGGCATTTCACCAAATAACTTTCGGATTTAATGGGTTATATTCAGCCCATTCTGGATATAATTTAGTAACTGGTTTAGGAACTCCAGACTTTTACGGTTTATTAAAAGCTGTAGAGGATTACTTTAAACAATCGAGGTTAGCTATATCTGTTACTGCTACAGAACCTGGTGTACCTTATCCGTGGTTTATGTATAATACAACTTTTGAAATTATTGCCAAAATTAGTTATCCAAACACTACAACGGTTACTAGCGGATCTTTCTCAGCTTACATATATACAACTGAAGGGTTATTAACTAAAATACCATTAACATTTAACGGAACCTATTGGGTAGGGACATATACTATTTCACCTGGAAATCCGCCTAACATATGGCTAGTAGTTGTTAACGGAACCTCTAGTGGTATATCTGGTACTGGAGTTTACGAAATAACTGTAGGTCTTTCAATAGATATTATTTCACCATTACCTTTCCCATTTGAAATAACTATACCTCCAAATGAACCATTTGAAGTAGTTGCATGTATATACTATCCTAACGTGACTCCAGTAGAATATCCTTCATTTACAGCTTACTTCATTTATAATACTAAAAATATATTTAATGTAACCTTATTACCAACTAGAATTCCGGGATTATATGAGGGAGTATACGCTTTAGTAACACCAGAACCAGAGGGAGTTTATTTAATGTATATTAATGATTCTTATGGTTCTGCGTATTTATATCAGACCTTTGGAGGAATAAACGTTGAAACACTCGTATTCACTCCAATTGATGATGGATTTTCTTCAGTCTCGCCGGGAGAGAATATAACAATATTCTCATTTACCTTTGATCAGAATGGTTTAGGTATTTTCACATCTAATGTAACAGCCTTTATATACAATCCTCAAGGAAAACTTATTGCTGAAATACCACTTAAATTGGCGTTAGATATTGTACAATTCGGAGATATAATTGCTTTTGGTTATCACGAGGCTAACTATACAATTCCATTAAACGCGACAGCTGGAATATATACTGTAGTAACCGAGGCATGGTATAATAGTTCCGTAGGTGTTGAAGAACTTAATTACACAGACTTCATTTATGTGTCTCCTTATGTTATTCATACTCAGGTGAAATATGAGGGAAATGCAATTGAAGGAGAAAATATAAAAGTTTATGCTAATATCACTTATCCTAACGGTACAGAAGTAAAGTATGGAGAGTTCCAAGCTACATTAGTACCATCAGAATTGCAATTTGAGCAATTAACATTAGAATTCTACACTGAGATACCATTACAGTATAATTCCACATTAAATGAATGGGTAGGGGTTATTTCAGTTCCTTCGATAAATTCAACAAATATATATCAAGGATCTCCGCTCTACTCTCTAAGCGGTCCATGGTATTTAGAAGTTAGCGGTATTTCACCCGAAGGTGCTATTACAGAGTCAATTAGTAACTTCCTTACAGTTCTTCCTTACACTGATATAGGTACAAAGATAATTACTCCTATTAATGCAACTAGTATAGGATTTGCTTATCAAGGAGGTGCAATAGAGCTTGAGCAAATATATTCTCCCTCATTAACACTTATGAATGGTAAATACATATTAAATAACGTAATTGTAAATACTCTCATTATTAAGAATTCTACGGTTACAATAATAGATTCTAAATTAAACAAGATAGAAACATACTCATCAAATGTAAATGTTATAGATAGTGAAATATTAGATAGTGAAATTGGAATAAACACTGTATCATCAAATATTACATTGACCTCAGTTACTTTTAGTAATGTTAATTACGCAATTAATCAGAGTGTAAATACTAATGTATTTATGCATGGTGTTAGTCTAAATAATGTAACTGCTTTAAGTGCAGTACCGGCGCCTAAGATAATTTCATATCCTATAAATATAACTACTTTAACAAATAATATTACTTTATCTATAAGTGGTAAATATTTAAAGGTTGTAAACGTAAAGATAAATGGCAATAGTGTACCTTATTCTGTTACTCCAACAACCTCTGGAATAGAAATAACTATTCCGTTTAACTCTGCCATTTCACCAACTGGAAACAACATAATTGCTTTAGCAATTTCTGATGGAATAGAATACAATTATACATTAGTGGTATATAATAGTTATCCATTAATACAAGTTCATTCAACAATTAACGCCCTAAATTCATCAGTAATTAATCTTAAATCTTCATTATCAACTACGACAGATATATCAATAATTGGTTTAGTTATAGCTATAGTTGCAGTTATTCTCTTTTTACTTTTACTCTTTAGGAGGGGTGGGAAAAGATGA
- a CDS encoding metallophosphoesterase, with protein MSEEYSKVLELMEEAKEIFKIQGPFAGEYKARRIAFVGDTHGAVDVTQYVFNEIFDKVDLLVFLGDYVDRYPPSGVENLMIILEKFLQNKDKVVILRGNHESPITNLYYGFYEEVALKFGDEKVYEKFKDFFSYIPYVAIVNNYFCVHGGLPGKDNGGEMKLGIHSVDEIKSLPYPDINPDDPIAFQLLWNDPREGLDDFGFLPNIRGEGTFYFGEKIVKEFLDSTGYSGIIRGHEAVDGFRIDINGKVITVFSSRYHGQSAGVLLMDEGKIKRVYLYQDGSVKAFEGL; from the coding sequence ATGAGCGAGGAGTATAGTAAGGTTTTAGAATTAATGGAGGAAGCGAAAGAAATTTTCAAGATTCAAGGCCCATTTGCAGGAGAGTATAAGGCAAGGAGAATAGCTTTTGTTGGCGATACTCACGGAGCAGTTGACGTTACTCAATATGTGTTTAATGAGATCTTTGATAAGGTTGATTTGCTAGTCTTTCTTGGTGACTATGTAGATAGATATCCTCCTAGTGGGGTAGAAAATTTGATGATAATCTTAGAAAAATTTCTTCAAAATAAGGATAAAGTAGTAATACTCAGGGGAAATCATGAAAGTCCAATAACTAATTTATATTATGGCTTTTATGAGGAAGTAGCCCTAAAATTCGGTGACGAAAAAGTTTATGAGAAATTCAAGGACTTCTTCTCTTATATACCCTATGTTGCTATTGTAAATAATTATTTCTGTGTGCATGGTGGTTTGCCCGGTAAAGATAATGGTGGTGAGATGAAGCTAGGCATTCATTCTGTAGATGAAATTAAATCTTTACCATATCCAGACATAAATCCGGATGACCCTATAGCTTTTCAACTACTTTGGAATGATCCTAGAGAAGGACTTGATGACTTTGGATTTTTACCAAACATTAGAGGTGAAGGAACTTTTTATTTCGGAGAAAAAATTGTGAAAGAATTTTTAGATTCTACTGGATATAGTGGTATAATAAGAGGTCATGAGGCTGTTGATGGTTTTAGAATAGATATAAATGGAAAAGTAATAACTGTATTCTCAAGCAGATACCACGGACAATCCGCTGGCGTTTTATTAATGGATGAGGGAAAGATAAAAAGAGTATACTTGTATCAGGATGGTTCAGTAAAAGCGTTTGAAGGGCTTTAG
- a CDS encoding peptide-N4-asparagine amidase: MNKLSKFLLSMFLISMLFFPILVSGIPTEVNYKHPYMPLNITLPNYLDPKYYSFEAFQIKPPTNVTPIIIPVAVNATFNNTGLMPILKRVYIPPGNYSLILMNISISENNGAQYDRAAYIFVNGVPIFWGSTQEFANSTSQVDLTLFENLLQGNVTFQLVIENFYDAKIGITGLYHMNVTLILYPGNKPKGLPNMFIPLYLSKYNYSYVILNPVSPSITQQVAIPNGTYKMELLLYEEGGGLDEFWYTNEPATRNILIYYDNLLVGVVNPYETIYTGGIDLFWWKPLTSINTLSFHSPMIIDLTPMLAYGLTANITTCVTNLITAYQITGSTAFDWDISGVLMLWVNQSNPLISAKPLTSISRFIDSTPIFSTGFSAGYYQEDGNYLLNYSSLLTFEHGEEFTWTLQVGKFVAYQTFNQIFEKAYLDERFYEVSMDKGIYNSTLIISGNYPVLLDLSTIEVPISNPHVIPYNLSYFQNGTLSLSLEYYYEYLFNNYNTTIKTIENLTAIGGFGGIIEIINSYGGAILVKLTANYANTQKNLTSWFLVNNVGFKEIFSAEGIQNNTTNLTGYYKYTHISFSSS; this comes from the coding sequence ATGAATAAGTTAAGCAAATTCCTTCTTTCTATGTTTTTAATTTCTATGTTATTTTTCCCCATCCTAGTTTCCGGTATACCTACTGAAGTAAACTATAAGCACCCATATATGCCACTTAACATAACCTTACCTAATTATCTTGATCCGAAATACTACTCTTTTGAAGCATTCCAGATAAAGCCACCAACTAATGTTACTCCAATAATAATACCCGTTGCCGTAAATGCAACATTTAACAATACTGGTTTAATGCCAATCTTGAAGAGAGTTTACATTCCTCCGGGTAATTACAGCTTAATCTTAATGAACATATCCATATCTGAAAATAACGGTGCTCAATATGATAGAGCAGCTTATATATTCGTTAATGGTGTTCCAATATTTTGGGGGTCTACGCAAGAATTTGCTAACTCTACTTCCCAAGTAGATTTAACACTCTTTGAAAACCTACTACAAGGTAATGTTACGTTTCAGCTGGTAATTGAAAACTTCTATGATGCAAAAATAGGAATAACTGGATTATATCATATGAACGTAACATTAATCTTGTATCCTGGTAATAAGCCAAAAGGTTTACCTAATATGTTTATACCATTGTATTTAAGTAAATACAATTACTCTTACGTAATACTGAACCCTGTTAGCCCAAGTATTACACAACAAGTTGCTATACCCAATGGTACTTACAAGATGGAATTATTACTTTATGAGGAAGGAGGAGGTCTTGATGAATTCTGGTATACTAATGAACCTGCAACTAGGAATATTCTTATTTACTATGATAACTTGTTAGTTGGTGTAGTTAATCCGTATGAGACAATTTATACTGGAGGAATAGATTTATTCTGGTGGAAACCATTAACGTCGATAAATACACTTTCATTCCACTCACCAATGATAATTGATTTAACTCCAATGTTAGCTTACGGTTTAACTGCAAACATAACAACTTGTGTAACAAACTTAATAACAGCATATCAAATTACTGGAAGTACAGCATTTGATTGGGATATCTCTGGTGTTTTAATGCTATGGGTTAATCAATCAAACCCATTAATATCAGCAAAACCATTAACTTCTATCTCAAGATTCATAGACTCAACGCCTATATTCTCAACTGGCTTTTCAGCTGGGTATTATCAAGAAGATGGTAATTATCTGTTAAACTACTCATCTCTGCTAACATTCGAACATGGAGAAGAATTTACTTGGACACTACAAGTAGGTAAATTTGTTGCCTATCAAACCTTTAACCAAATTTTCGAAAAGGCATATCTAGACGAAAGATTTTATGAAGTCTCAATGGACAAGGGAATTTATAACTCAACTTTAATTATATCTGGAAACTATCCTGTATTGTTAGATCTTAGTACAATTGAAGTACCAATTAGTAATCCACATGTAATACCATATAATCTATCCTATTTCCAGAATGGTACTTTATCTCTTAGCTTAGAATATTACTACGAGTACTTGTTTAACAATTATAATACGACAATAAAAACTATTGAGAATTTAACAGCGATAGGAGGTTTCGGAGGTATTATTGAAATCATAAACTCTTATGGTGGAGCTATATTGGTTAAGCTTACAGCAAACTATGCTAATACACAAAAGAACTTGACATCGTGGTTCTTAGTAAATAATGTAGGATTTAAAGAAATCTTCTCGGCTGAAGGAATACAAAATAATACAACTAACTTAACTGGATATTATAAGTATACACACATAAGCTTTTCGTCAAGTTAA